The genome window TGCTTGGAAACGTCCGTTGCGTGGTCATCGACGAGTTGCACGCGTTTGCCGGTGACGACCGCGGCTGGCATGTCTTGGCCTTGCTTGAGCGAATCAGACGCCTCTCTGGGAAAGAGCAACAACGAATCGGTCTGTCGGCCACCGTCGGCGAGCCGCAAGCACTCCTAGAGTGGCTTGCGGGTCATTGCGAAGGCATGTCCTCCCTTATTCATATCGTGGCACCGTCAGCACAGCCTGAGTTGCAGGTGGACTACGTGGGTTCGCTCGACAATGCGGCCACGGTCATCAGCCAGATTCACAGGGGGGAGAAGCGTTTGGTGTTCTGCGACAGCCGCAGCAAGGTCGAAGAACTGTCGCTTGCGCTTCGAGCGCGCGGCGTGAGTGTGTTTGTATCGCATGCCGCACTATCCGCCGATACACGCCGGCAAGCGGAGCAGGCTTTCTCCGAGGGCCAGAACTGCGTCATCGTCGCGACGAGCACATTGGAGCTAGGGCTGGACGTAGGCGACCTTGACCGTGTTATCCAGATCAATGCGCCAGGCTCGGTTGCCGTCTTCCTGCAGCGACTTGGACGCACCGGGCGGCGGGCAGGATCGACGCGGAGTATGCTTTTCCTCGCGACCCATGACCAAGGGCTTCTCGAGTCGCTGGCTATCGTCGGCTTGTTCCGTGCTGGCTATGTCGAACCCGTAAAGGGTCCGCCAGCCCCTTACCACATTCTCGTGCAGCAGCTTTTCGGAATGCTCTTTGAGCGGGGCCTTGAGTTGGACGAGAGCGAACTCAACCACACGCTGGGTCGCGTGCCGGAGTTTCGAAGATGCCTCACTGATATGTGGCCTTCGTTGCTCGGCCACCTCTTTGAAAGCGGTCACCTGATTCGGGAGGGTCACCTCCTGCATCTCGGCCCAAAGGGCGAGTCGCGATTCAAGGGCAAACGGCTCGCCGAACTATGCGTTTCCTTCGATTCGCCCAGGGCATTTACTGTCCTTCTCGGCAACAAGCACCTCGGCGACGTTGATCCATCGAGTCTTGCGGCTGCTAAAGAAGGGCCACGAGTTCTTGCCCTGGGTGGACGATCCTGGCGTGTCGCATCAATCGACTGGCCGCGCGAGACTGTTTACGTTGAGGCGGTTGAGGAGAAAGGGCGCAGCCAATGGATTGGCGAAGCGCGTGGAGTATCTCGTGAGCTGGCTCGCGGCGTCCGCGATATCCTGCGGGGCGCCAATGAGGACATGGAGAACATCCTGACAAAGCGGTCACGGACACGACTGGAAGAAGTTCTTAGCGAGCAGAGCCACACGCTAACCGAGGGCCCTCTCAAATTGCAGGATGGGTCCTTCGAGTGGTGGACATACGGCGGCTACGCCGCAAACCTGATACTCGCGGCAAAGCTGGAAGCCCTCGGCGGACGCTGCAAGTCAGTCGATTCCTACTGCATCCGCGTTGCAGTTGATCCGACGCACGTAGCTGCAGCCGGTGGATGGGATGCGGTAGCGGCTTTGGCCCCTGTCCCGCCATCGTCCGGTATCGACCGAATGAAGTTTGCCGACCTGCTCCCGCACTCATTGCTGTCTCGCATCTGGGTTCAACGCGTGCTTTCAGCCGCAGACCACGTGTAAAGTGCCACACATGCTATTGTTTTTATTGGTGGCCAGGGGCGGAATCGAACCACCGACACAGGGATTTTCAGTCCTTGATAGAATCGTTTATATTCAATACGTTAGTTGATTTTCCGGTCCGCAATATCGTTAAATATCGCCTCGTAACGCCTTGTATCGCTTCGTACCGCATCGGTTTTGCGGACCAACATTCGGTGCGGTAAAACTGCACGCCGCCGAACATGGGTATCCCGAAACGTATATTTCCGGGACCCGGCGAGCTTGTCGCCAGATGGAATGCGAGCGTGCACGGACTACTGATACGCGCGAATAAGATGACGACCAATCGGAAGAGGTTGTGCCGACGTTCATGAAATTTGTGCCACGTTCATCGAATCGATAAAGCGATTGGCCTCTCGAATCGACGCCTCCATCTCCCGGATAAGTACCGCGATGTCCGCTTCGATCGAGGCCAGGTTGCCTTTGAGCGAGGCGATCGCACGGGCGTTGAGGTTGTGCTTGAGAAATAGCACCTGGTCGTGAAAGGCGGCCAGGACGGGGTCCATCTTGGCCTCGGCGCGCTTCATCGCGCGGAGGAGCTGACCGTATTGTGCGCGGGTCTGCTGCAGCTGCCGCTCGCTACTATGCCGTAAGGGCGCGCTCGTCTACTGATCGAGCTCCGACTCCCACTCATCGAACAGGGACTTGGCCACATCTTCGACGCCCTCGACGCGCTGGTGTACCTCGGTGGCCCGCGCCTCACTCTGCTCGTACTCGGATTCGAGTTGATCGTACTTCTCTTGCAACGCGCCCCCTTTAAACCCGGTCACCGCGAGAAACTTTTCCAAGGCGTCCTTGAACTGCTCTGCCGCCTGTTCCTGACTGTCCCGCGCCGCCTCGACCCGATCGACGAGGATGTCGCGCTTGGGAAAGCCCAAGCGTTCCATCACGTTGTAGTAGGGTGAAGAGCAAGCGGAAAGCAGCACAATCGTCACCGCGCACCCGCACGCCCGTACCGCTCGGCCTGGTTGGAATCGTTCGATCAACGCCGCTTCCTTCGCCCTAGCCGTTCGGCGTTGGCTCGCGCGCGCCCGTGTATGGGTTTGAGACCAGCGGCCGCGGAACGGACCAGGGCATGGCCGACCGCTGCGCCGATCGCCTGC of Pseudomonadota bacterium contains these proteins:
- a CDS encoding DEAD/DEAH box helicase; its protein translation is MNPVQRLHPAIQFHIVNSLGWPQLRPLQQQSLSPILDGHHALLIAPTAGGKTEAAVLPVLSRMLTEDWQGLSVLYVCPIKALLNNLEARLSRLAGFVGRRAQLWHGDISVGEKRRAERDLPDVLLTTPESLEGILIGSRRDHERLLGNVRCVVIDELHAFAGDDRGWHVLALLERIRRLSGKEQQRIGLSATVGEPQALLEWLAGHCEGMSSLIHIVAPSAQPELQVDYVGSLDNAATVISQIHRGEKRLVFCDSRSKVEELSLALRARGVSVFVSHAALSADTRRQAEQAFSEGQNCVIVATSTLELGLDVGDLDRVIQINAPGSVAVFLQRLGRTGRRAGSTRSMLFLATHDQGLLESLAIVGLFRAGYVEPVKGPPAPYHILVQQLFGMLFERGLELDESELNHTLGRVPEFRRCLTDMWPSLLGHLFESGHLIREGHLLHLGPKGESRFKGKRLAELCVSFDSPRAFTVLLGNKHLGDVDPSSLAAAKEGPRVLALGGRSWRVASIDWPRETVYVEAVEEKGRSQWIGEARGVSRELARGVRDILRGANEDMENILTKRSRTRLEEVLSEQSHTLTEGPLKLQDGSFEWWTYGGYAANLILAAKLEALGGRCKSVDSYCIRVAVDPTHVAAAGGWDAVAALAPVPPSSGIDRMKFADLLPHSLLSRIWVQRVLSAADHV